The window ATGTGATTTTTCTAAATCAAAATTATCATTCGGACCATACAAATTTGTAGGCATCACCGAGATAAAATTTGTACCATATTGCAAATTATAACTCTCGCACATTTTAATCCCGGCAATTTTAGCTATGGCATAGGGTTCATTGGTATACTCAAGTGGCCCAGTCAATAGTTCTGATTCTTTCATGGGCTGATGCGAATCTTTTGGATAGATGCATGTACTTCCCAGAAAAAGTAATTTTTTAACACCATACTTCCAGGAGTTATGGATCACGTTATTCTGAATCATCAGATTTTCATAAATAAAATCTGCACGATAAGTATTGTTCGCCGCGATTCCCCCAACTTTTGCGGCAGCTAAAAACACATATTCAGGTTTTTCTGCCATAAAAAACGCTTCAGTAGCAGCTTGATCCAATAAATTTAATTCGCCATAATTCCGGAAAATGATATTAGAATACCCTTTTGTTTTCAAATTTTTTAATATGGCTGACCCAACCAATCCATTATGCCCGGCAATATATATTTTAGCATCCTTCTGCATTACTCATACTGGTTTAAAGTTTTATATCCGCCTTCGGATATATATTTTTCCCGTTTCATTAACTCGAGATCTGATAGTGCCATATCTTTTATTAAGTCTTCCAAACTAAATTTTGGTTTCCAGCCAAGTTTAGAATTAGCTTTAGTTGGGTCGCCCAATAATAATTCTACTTCTGCAGGCCTGAAATATTTAGGGTCAACTTCAATAACTTTTGTGCCTGCTTTTATTTTAAAATCATTGTTAATTACTTTTTTAACAAAACCACACTCTTTTTCATTCTTTCCGACAAAATCAATTTCAATGCCTAATTGGGCAAATGCCAAATAAACAAACTTCCTGACTTCGGTCGTAACTCCGGTTGCAATAACATAATCATCAGGCTGATCTTGTTGGAGCATCAAATACATAGCCTCAACAAAGTCCCTTGCATGGCCCCAATCTCTTTTTGCCGATAGATTCCCAAGATAAAGTTTCTCTTGCAAGCCGAGTGCTATCCGCGCAGCAGCCATTGTAATTTTCCTTGTGACAAAAGTTTCACCTCTTATGGGCGACTCATGATTAAATAAAATCCCATTACTGGCATGCAATCCGTATGCTTCACGATAGTTAACCGTTATCCAATAGGCATAAAGCTTTGCTGCCGCATAAGGCGATCTTGGATAAAATGGCGTATTTTCAGATTGGGGAATTTCCTGAACTTTGCCATAAAGTTCGGAAGTAGATGCCTGATAAAATCTGGTTTTTTGGGTCAATCCCAACAATTTAATTGCTTCTAATATTCTAAGAGTTCCTAATCCATCAGTATTTGCGGTATACTCCGGTGTTTCAAAACTAACCTGCACATGCGATTGTGCGGCCAAATTATAAATTTCATCCGGTTGCACCTGCTGTATTATTCTAATTAAATTCGCAGCATCTGTCATATCGCCGTAATGCAGAATAAAATTTTGATTTTTTATATGTGGGTCTTGATAGAGATGGTCAATGCGCTGTGTGTTAAACAATGAACTTCTTCTTTTTATTCCATGCACTATGTAACCTTTCTGAAGAAGAAATTCTGCAAGATAAGCCCCATCCTGACCTGTTATTCCTGTAATTAGTGCAATTTTATTCATATTTCGAGTTCTTTCGTTAATTTTATCATCATTCATTATACTTGCCTGTTTACAAGAGGATTTATTTAGCAGTCAGCAGCTAAATTATTTACGAATCCTGAATAAGTTTTGCTTTCAAATGATGCTTTTTCCCTGATACTATTCCTAACTTGAAAACCTTCTATGTTAATTTAAGGTATAGGATCATCAATAGATTTATATTATTTAACAGCACCTTCGAAACAAACTCATATAAATATATCAAGCATATTGAGCATGTCAAAGTTAAAAAAAACTACCGACTTATATCATTACATTTTAGGATGATTCTTCTTTATTTCTTGAATGCTTCCAACGCTTAATTTCGAAATAGCAATATCCTAAAAAAATCAAAATCATTAAAGAAGAGCTGGCATAGGAAATTTTATTACCAATAGTGTAAGACTTTGGTTCAAATTTGAATTCTACAACATGGTCTCCTTCCGGAATAACCATTGCGCGTAATACATAGTTTGCCCTGAAGTAATCTGCCTTCTCACCATCGATGTATGCATTCCAACCTTTATCATAGTATATTTCAGAAAAAACGGTAAACTGTTCTGAACTAGCATTATAAGAATATTTCAGATAGTTTGGTTGGTTTTCGACCATTACAATTCTGTTCTTTGACTCACTTGAAAATGATTTATCAACTATATAATCTTCAAAATCTTTGTCTACAATGGCAATTGTCTTCGGATCTACTAGTCTCAAAGTAGCTAATTCTTCATCAGGATTATTAACAATATGATAGTTATTTACAAACCAAGCATTCCCCATTGCATATTTATTTTTAATAGGGGGAATATTTAAGTCATTAATAAGATATCTGGTGTTTAACATATTTAAAACGCTCATTTTCAAAAGAATTGAGTCAGATAAATAACCTAATCTTAGCCCATTACTTATTTGCATTAATTCCCGGTTGATACAACAATCAATAAGTTCCTGGTATCGTCCTAATTTTGCGGCGTGATAACCACCAACATTTTGGTGATAATAGGATGCACGAGCATCCGTAAAAGGATCTTTCAATTGTAAAACCCTAAAACTTATATCCTGATCCTTCAATATCTCATTATCCGCCAATGTTTTTGGAAAAGGATTCTGGGTTTCGCGTTTAGAAGAAAAATTACTTTCATTAAAGTATCTTTTATCAACAGCCCAAAGATCAATAATAATGAGTGTTCCTAACAAAAATATTAAACCGTTAGATTTTATTTTATTCAGATACCATAAATAGATAGATCCGGCTGCTAAAACAATAAAAACAAAGGATCGAAATGCATCCGCTTGAAGCATATTTTTACGATCAATCACAATACTATCGAGCAGCCAATCCGGATTGATTCTCAAATCATTAATTCCCGTGAAGTCTCCGGATATTGCCGGAAACAACGCATACAACAAAGCGAAACCTCCGGTGATAATCAATGAAGATACTGTGCTTTCAAAAATATCTTTCTTTTTAACCTGACCACTTAAAATTCTGTTCAAACCAATAAACCCAAGTAATGGCATAGTAAATCCAGCGATTACTAATATCATATCGGGAGCTCTAAATTTACTATAAAGAGGCAGATAATCGAGTAAGAAATCAGATAGGCCCAAAACGTTTTTACCCCAGGCTAATACGATAGAAATAACTGTTGCTATTAAGAGCCACCATAGATATGGACCCCGAACTATAAATAACCCAAGTACAAATAAAAACACTACAATTGCACCTATATAGACAGGCCCATAAGTAATTGGCTTATCGCCATAATAATAAGAAATACTTTGACCACTTCTCTGACTTTGACGTGCCTTTTCAATATTTTGCCTTGTCTTTTTGAATACTTCAGAATTTGTACCTGGGATCAATAAACTTGAACCTCCTTTGAAACTTGGGATTAAAAGTGTTAAGGTTTCATCGATGCCTTGACTATGCTCAAATACATAATCTCTATCCAGACCTCTAGTTTTATTTGCATCTTCAGCTAATAATTCGGATTGTCCACGAATGGTCTGCTTAGAATATTCCCAAGTAGTATATAATCTAGAGAAATTCATCCCTATAGCGAGTATAATACCCAAAAGCAAAACCCCAACATTAGCTGCGAAATTTAAAATCCTTTTATTTTTAATCGCATAAATAATTTCGACTAATCCATAGAGGATCACTAAAATTAAAGTATAATATGTTATTTGATAATGATTTGAATGCAATTGAAGGGATAATGCAACTGTGAATAAGAGTGAACCCGAAATTTTCCTGCCCTCAAAAGTCATGATTATCCCTGCAATAACAGGAGCCATATACCCTATCGCATAAGCTTTCGTATTATGTCCGACACCAATAATAATTAACAGGTAGGTAGAAAATCCATATGCGATGGCACCTGCAAGACTCTGCCATTTATTTATCCCAAGTGTTAGTAATAAAAAATAATAACCAATTATATATAAGATTAACATTCCAACGGGATGAAATAGGCTACGGTATATACTATTAATTTGAGAACTTATATTTCCGGGATATTTTGCCGAAATCATATAAGCAGGCATTCCACCGAACATACTATTTGTCCATAAAGGTTCTTCACCGGTCTTGTCTCTGAAATCGCTCACCGATTTGGACATAGCTCGCCATTGGGTTATGTCAGATTGCTGAATTTTTTTTCCTTCAAAAACAGGAGAGAAATATATTGCTGACAGAACAATGATGAACAGCATAATAAAAACATGCATCATTTTACCCCATATTTCGGCATTCTTCTTTACCATATATTAAAAGTTTAATAAGCATTGATTTAACGAAGATAAAAATTTATTTCTGCTTTGAATCAGTCAAAACTAATAATTGTTCAATCCGAAAGATTTCCTATTTTTGATTAGCTTAACAATCATTTAATTCATCTCAAAATGATACTATGGGGATAATTACCAAACAAGGTATTAAAGGAACAATCTGGTCCTATTTAGGATTAATTATTGGTTATTTAAACCTTGGCATTATAATGCCTCATGTTTTTTCACCTGGTAAAATTGGGCTCATTCATCTCTTTGTTGCAACTTCAACCATATTTTCACAGTTCTCATCTCTTGGATTCAATAGTGTTACTAATCGTATGTTCCCCTATTTTAGGGACAGAATGAATAAACACAATGGCTTTCTTTTTTTGGCTATTTCTATCACACTGATTGGATTCACATTAGCTACAGTAGCTTTTTTTATTCTAAAACCACATATCATTGAAGCCAACATACAAACATCTCCAATTATTGTGGAATATATCATGTTGTTGTTACCCTTGATTTTTTTCAAGTTAATGTACTCTCTTTTTAATACATACAACAGGGTCTTATTAGATTCAGTTACCGGGGTTTTTTGGTCTGAATTTGTTCACAGAATTGTTAATTTACTCCTAATTATTGGAGTTGCATTGGATTTGTTCAATTTCAGGCAGTTCTTCTTTGGATACATTGTGTCAATTTGTATGCCGGTAATTCCCATAATTTTTGTTTTAATAAAAAGAGGCGATTTCAGTTTGAAGCCTAATCTAGGTTATGTAAAAAAGTATACGAAGGAGATGATTTCGATATCGGCATACGGAATGTTTAACGGCTTTAGCGGACAATTGACTTCAAATATTGATAAACTTCTGGTGCATCATTACCTCTCTTTACAATCACTCGGGATATTCAGTGTATGTTCATTATTCGCCAAAGTGATATCTATACCGGGACATTCGGTGTCTTCAATCTCAACCGGACTAATTGCTCAATCATGGAAGGAAAATAATGTAAAACATATTCAAGAAATTTATTACAAGGCAAGTATAACCCAAATGGTGGTTGGCTCAATCCTATTTATTGGGCTTTTGATTAATATTGATACCATATTTCAAATCCTTCCTGCTGCTTATTCTAAAGGCAAATGGGTTATTATTATTTATGCATTTGGAGTACTTGTGAGTACAGTAAATAGCATGAATGGTACCATTATTTCAACATCCGCACGTTACAAAGCATTATCATACTTTGTTATTTTAACATTTGCTATTTCTATTATTTCAAGTGTTCTTCTAATACCTCCTTTTGGGATTATTGGTGCAGCTATTGCAACATCACTAACCTATATCATCATAAATGCGGCAAAATTTTTATTTATTAAAATCAATTTTGGAATGAATTGCTTCGGGAAAAAGCATTTAATAGTACTTTTTATCGCGATTCCTTTGGTTCTTCTTGGAAATGTGCTTTCAGGTTTTGATAATTGGATCATCAACTTTGTTTTTAAAAGCAGTATAATTAGCGCAATATATATCGCATTAATATGGAAACTTAATGTTTCTGAAGACATAACTAAGCTCCTTAATGTAGCATGGCAATCCGTTTTGAAGCTAAAAAAATAAGCTTTAGGCTTTAAATCTTTAAAAAAAATAGTTTCTGCTAAATTAAACGATATGAAGGAACATTATTTGATTGATATAATAGCAGTATTAAAAGCAGTAGAAAATTGCCATAATGTTCGCCAGAGAAATAAAATTGTTAAACTACGAGTTTTTGACAAGTTTGTTTATCATGGGCTCATTTTTTAAAATATCAATACTGTGCTAATTATTTTCATATCTTTTGTTTGTATTATTTAAGTAATTATAATAACAATTTATGGCAAAAAATATTTTCCCCGTATTTGATCAACTTCTAACCAGAAATGACAAGGAAAGAATTCTAAACCAAAGATCTAAGGTGATATGGTTAGTTGGCTTATCCGGGTCAGGAAAAACTACGATTGCAAGAGGGGTCGAAATTGAATTAAACAAACTTGGATTTCTTACACAAATTTTAGATGGAGATAACATACGTTCAGGATTGAGTAAAGATTTGGGATTTTCAGAATCAGACCGAAAAGAAAATATCCGGAGAATTGCAGAAGTCTCAAAAATATTGTTGAATAGTGGAATCATTTGCTTAAACGGATTCATTGCACCTACAAAAGAAATAAGAAAGATGGCTTATGAAATTATAGGGAGAAATGATGTTCTTGATGTTTTCATTAATGCGCCAATAGAGGTTTGTGAGCAAAGAGATGTAAAAGGATTATATATGAAAGCCCGAATGGGTTTGATAAAAGACTTTACCGGGATAAATTCACCATTTGAATATCCAGAAAATCCAGATCTGGAAATTAGAACTGACTTACTATCAATTGAAGAGTCTGTAAATAAATGCTTAGAATTTATTCTCCCAAATATTACCTTGGCAGAAAAGAATTAAAATCCAAACTTTTATTAAAAGTGAATTTGAACGTTTAAATAGTCAATAAAAAGTGTACTAACATTAAGGTGATCTTAGAGAATGTTCCCAATAAATCATAAATTTATACTATTATGGAAACAAGGAAGAAACAATCCACGTCTAAATACAATAAAGAGATTAGGAGAAAAGCCAGACAGTACATATGCTAACTGGTAATGTACCTTTAAAAGAAAAGAAATAAAAAATAACTAATTTTATATTTGAAGGATACGCTAGGCTATGAAAGTTTTTTATTTTATCAAATATTTTGAAAATGGGTTCAATGCCTATTTTGAGAAGATTAATAATTGTATTGCTACTTTTACCTTTGATTTAGAGGATAGTATTCATGATTTCAATGACCAGAATAGGAGTCGCCTCCTTAAAGAAAAGTACAGAGAGATCCTTAAAAACGTATTGAATCAGAATCTCAATATACATCATTATCATTCTATTGCAATAAGGATAAATAATCCTTTAATAAAGGAATTTTCAAAAGATATAAAGCTTCTAAAAGAAATAAATGGTATTCACTGGGACACAATAATAATTCCCAAGGTCGAAAACATAAATCAAATTAAAATCACCTTGCTGGAACTCAAAAAGAATCAAGTCAAATTTCAGAATATTGCAATCTTTATAGAAACTAAAAATGGGATGTCTGCATTAAAAGAAATAATTTTCAACAATATTCCTGAATTAAAATATGTAATCTTTGGACATGCTGATTACAATTTAGATAACAGAATTTTCCCATTTATTCATCAGTCGGAATCGCAATACTGGAGTTGGGTCGAGAAAATGTTTATTGATCTTGTAGATTCAAATATTATTTTTATTAATTCTCCTTGTCTATTTTTGGATGATAATGATCTTTTTAATTTTAACCTTAAAAAGCTTAGTGATATCTTTAAAGTAAGATTTGGTCAAATGACACTGACCTTGAGACAAACCTCCATGTGTAATAACTTTAAGGAAAGAGATTTTGGTTCATTGAAATACCCCTACATAAAGAGTGTTGATAAAGTTGAATTTGCTTTGGAGTTAATTAAAGAAGACAGCATGAAAAAATCTGATAAGAGCTTTTCTATCAATGGTTATAACAATTTTATATGTCCGCAAGAAGTTGTAATGGCCAGATTATTTTTAGGATATTAACATTTTATTTAGTGGGAAAGACAAATATTCTGATAGTTAGCGGTTGTATGGCAATTCAGGCCTACAAAGGAAATTTACAGCCGGAGGATTTATATCATAGCATTTTAAAGGAAACCTTTCTGAAAGAGTATCATAAATTGCTAAATTTTGAAATAATTAATTATAATGAATTGCATCTCTGTTATGAAAATATTATAGAAAGTTTTGAATCTAAACCGGCGAACATAATAATATTTCAGGTTCGGGGCCATTATTACCTAAATATGGTTAACTTTTTTAAAACATATAAAACTATTGAACGGGTTAATTTAACAAAAAAAGGGCAACAGGTTACCATACAAAAAAGTCCATATTTTCTTCAGGATCCAAAGAACAAACTGAGACACGGAAATAATTTTGCGAGCATTTATATTTACAAACAAATGTCTTTTATAAAACGTAAATTAGTAAGACCAATAGGTTATTTCCTGGGGTATTTATTTGGAGCTGAGAACTTTGCAAAAATAACATACGCAAAACTAATAACCAATACATTACAGTATGCTGAATACAAAAAAGTTCCTGTTCTTTTTTTAGGAGTAACATCTCGGCCAGATTGCAAAGTTGCGAACCTATTTGCAAAGCGTTTAAATAGATACGCCGAAAAATTGATAACTTCTTTGGGGGGAACCTATATAGATATTTTTGGTAAATACACAACAAAGAATGAGTGTAAATTTGTTAATAACAAAAGTGACAGAGTTAGTTTGAATAATATTGGACATAGGGAAGTTGCTGAGAAATTTACTAAATATATTGAGAAATTAATTATACCGCCTAATTTAGATAAATCCGGTATTGATGACCCCTACTCGGATGATACTACCAACTTCAGGAATAATGATACAAAGAACTCAAATAGCTGACAATTTTACAGGTTTTTCTATAACTTTCACCATTTTATTCAACTCTGTAAGAGATTTGGACGAAATCGCTATCATAAATTATTTTGGATTTGTCAGCTGGATTTTGGTTGTTTAGCATCAGCGTCACGTCTTAAAAGTGAGAATTCAATTTTTATCAAAGGGATTTATATCATAATTAAACATTTCAAAGGACTATCTCATAAAGGGTGTAAATAGAAAATATCGGGGGTTGCAACCCCCGATATTTTTTTGTTAACTTTAAAATTTACACATTATGTGACGTCCTCCCATTATTCGACACATGATAAAATAGAGAAATTAAGCGTATTTTTCATATTACCATGTACGTGATTCGGAGTTAAATTATTCAAAGAACTATGAGGTCGAAACTCATTATATTTCTTTCTCCACTGTTCAATTTTTTCTCTTGCATCCAACAAAGATAAGAACCAATTTGTATTTAAACATTCATCCCTGAAACTTCCGTTAAAATATTCAATAAATGGGTTATCCGTTGATTTTCCCGGTCTTGAAAAGTCCAATACTACATTGTTGTCGTATGACAATTTAGAATAAATTACCCAAGAATTTATTTGATAAAAAAGGCAATGATTTAAGATTTATTTTTCCATGGCATTTTGTGTATGATTTTCTCTGATCCAATGAAGTTGCATACCTTAATCGCTGCATCAGGTTCTTGCACATTAATCACAAGTAATTTTCCCGGTCTATCTTTAAAATAATCAATTACTGACGAATTATAATCAATATACTTCTTTTTCATAATTTCCTTATTATAAATATCGTTTTCAGGAGTTTCCCATATCTGGGTTCGTTCCCACATCCAGCCTGGATAAACATATTCAGCAATTTGTAATTGTTCCTTCGTTGGAATTTGTCCGTTACCAAATAATTTGGAGTGAAAGGATGTCAAAGATATGTACCACTCATCCGGCGAATTACGAATTGTCAAGATAAACTTGCTATCAGGAAATTCCTTATCCATTATTTTAAATGTGTTTGGGAGGCTAAATGGTATGTCCTGAAAAGCTTCTCCATTATATTTTACGTAGCGGATGATTCTTCTATAATCACCTCTAATCCAATCTTTAAGTAATAATTCTGCTGGTCTTTGAGGCCCCACCCTTAATCCTATTTGCCTAAAAAGCTCTGCCATACTTGTTGTTCCGGTTTTATTATTTCCGATGCAAAAAAATTTTTGACTGTTTACATAAAGAACAGAACAGATTATCCTAAAACCAACTGATTTAATTTTTTTAAATATTTTTAGCATTTTATGTTTTATATATTGTAATCATACTGGAGTTGAGAATAAAAATACAGAATTTATTGGAATTGACGTTTCTATGGTAACTGTAATATTTGATATTTAGCATCCTCCCTTAGATCATCCTAAATTAAGAGAATAATTAAAATTTGGTTAAAGAACAATCAAAACATTTGAGAAGATGTTCAAGCCGCATGATGGAATTATAGTGTTGTAATCGTCAACAACTAGCTCAAGAAGTTAATTATAACAAACTTGTAATTTTTCTTATAAATTCGATGTCAATCAAACAATTTTCGCTAAAAAACTTATCTTTGATCAAGAATATGAAAAATTCCTTAACCCCTATTTTCGTATCTCAACCTTCTTTGCCTGACTTAGAAGAACTTCTTCCATATCTAGAAGAGATATGGAAGAGTAAACGATTAACAAATTTTGGTCCGTTTCATAAGCAATTTGAAACTGAGCTAGCAAAATTTTTAGGTGTTCCGTACATCTCAATTTTTACAAATGGAACATTAGCCTTGTTGACAGCATTGAAAGCACTAGACATCAAAGGAGAAGTCATTACAACTCCTTACAGTTTTGTTGCAACAACACATAGTTTAAGATGGAACAACATAAAGCCTGTTTTCATCGATATTGAATCTGATTATTGCACTATGGATCCTGAAAAAATTGAAGCCGCAATAACCTCAGAAACAACAGCCATACTTCCAGTACATGTTTATGGCAACCCGTGCAAAGTGGAACAAATTAAAGAGATTGCTGCTAAATACGGATTAAAGGTTATATATGATGCTGCGCATGCCTTTGGTGTAAATTACAAAGGGCAAAGCATCTGCAATTTTGGCGATCTTTCAATATTAAGCTTCCATGCAACCAAGGTATTTAATACTTTTGAGGGTGGAGCTATCGTTTGTCATGATGCCCAGACTAAAGTGAGAATTGACCACTTAACAAATTTTGGGTTTAAAGACGAAACAACAGTAATTGCTACTGGAATTAATTCAAAAATGAATGAAATACAGGCAGCGATCGGTATATTGCA of the Bacteroidota bacterium genome contains:
- the gmd gene encoding GDP-mannose 4,6-dehydratase yields the protein MNKIALITGITGQDGAYLAEFLLQKGYIVHGIKRRSSLFNTQRIDHLYQDPHIKNQNFILHYGDMTDAANLIRIIQQVQPDEIYNLAAQSHVQVSFETPEYTANTDGLGTLRILEAIKLLGLTQKTRFYQASTSELYGKVQEIPQSENTPFYPRSPYAAAKLYAYWITVNYREAYGLHASNGILFNHESPIRGETFVTRKITMAAARIALGLQEKLYLGNLSAKRDWGHARDFVEAMYLMLQQDQPDDYVIATGVTTEVRKFVYLAFAQLGIEIDFVGKNEKECGFVKKVINNDFKIKAGTKVIEVDPKYFRPAEVELLLGDPTKANSKLGWKPKFSLEDLIKDMALSDLELMKREKYISEGGYKTLNQYE
- a CDS encoding YfhO family protein, producing the protein MVKKNAEIWGKMMHVFIMLFIIVLSAIYFSPVFEGKKIQQSDITQWRAMSKSVSDFRDKTGEEPLWTNSMFGGMPAYMISAKYPGNISSQINSIYRSLFHPVGMLILYIIGYYFLLLTLGINKWQSLAGAIAYGFSTYLLIIIGVGHNTKAYAIGYMAPVIAGIIMTFEGRKISGSLLFTVALSLQLHSNHYQITYYTLILVILYGLVEIIYAIKNKRILNFAANVGVLLLGIILAIGMNFSRLYTTWEYSKQTIRGQSELLAEDANKTRGLDRDYVFEHSQGIDETLTLLIPSFKGGSSLLIPGTNSEVFKKTRQNIEKARQSQRSGQSISYYYGDKPITYGPVYIGAIVVFLFVLGLFIVRGPYLWWLLIATVISIVLAWGKNVLGLSDFLLDYLPLYSKFRAPDMILVIAGFTMPLLGFIGLNRILSGQVKKKDIFESTVSSLIITGGFALLYALFPAISGDFTGINDLRINPDWLLDSIVIDRKNMLQADAFRSFVFIVLAAGSIYLWYLNKIKSNGLIFLLGTLIIIDLWAVDKRYFNESNFSSKRETQNPFPKTLADNEILKDQDISFRVLQLKDPFTDARASYYHQNVGGYHAAKLGRYQELIDCCINRELMQISNGLRLGYLSDSILLKMSVLNMLNTRYLINDLNIPPIKNKYAMGNAWFVNNYHIVNNPDEELATLRLVDPKTIAIVDKDFEDYIVDKSFSSESKNRIVMVENQPNYLKYSYNASSEQFTVFSEIYYDKGWNAYIDGEKADYFRANYVLRAMVIPEGDHVVEFKFEPKSYTIGNKISYASSSLMILIFLGYCYFEIKRWKHSRNKEESS
- a CDS encoding polysaccharide biosynthesis C-terminal domain-containing protein, coding for MGIITKQGIKGTIWSYLGLIIGYLNLGIIMPHVFSPGKIGLIHLFVATSTIFSQFSSLGFNSVTNRMFPYFRDRMNKHNGFLFLAISITLIGFTLATVAFFILKPHIIEANIQTSPIIVEYIMLLLPLIFFKLMYSLFNTYNRVLLDSVTGVFWSEFVHRIVNLLLIIGVALDLFNFRQFFFGYIVSICMPVIPIIFVLIKRGDFSLKPNLGYVKKYTKEMISISAYGMFNGFSGQLTSNIDKLLVHHYLSLQSLGIFSVCSLFAKVISIPGHSVSSISTGLIAQSWKENNVKHIQEIYYKASITQMVVGSILFIGLLINIDTIFQILPAAYSKGKWVIIIYAFGVLVSTVNSMNGTIISTSARYKALSYFVILTFAISIISSVLLIPPFGIIGAAIATSLTYIIINAAKFLFIKINFGMNCFGKKHLIVLFIAIPLVLLGNVLSGFDNWIINFVFKSSIISAIYIALIWKLNVSEDITKLLNVAWQSVLKLKK
- the cysC gene encoding adenylyl-sulfate kinase; the encoded protein is MAKNIFPVFDQLLTRNDKERILNQRSKVIWLVGLSGSGKTTIARGVEIELNKLGFLTQILDGDNIRSGLSKDLGFSESDRKENIRRIAEVSKILLNSGIICLNGFIAPTKEIRKMAYEIIGRNDVLDVFINAPIEVCEQRDVKGLYMKARMGLIKDFTGINSPFEYPENPDLEIRTDLLSIEESVNKCLEFILPNITLAEKN
- a CDS encoding DegT/DnrJ/EryC1/StrS family aminotransferase, whose product is MKNSLTPIFVSQPSLPDLEELLPYLEEIWKSKRLTNFGPFHKQFETELAKFLGVPYISIFTNGTLALLTALKALDIKGEVITTPYSFVATTHSLRWNNIKPVFIDIESDYCTMDPEKIEAAITSETTAILPVHVYGNPCKVEQIKEIAAKYGLKVIYDAAHAFGVNYKGQSICNFGDLSILSFHATKVFNTFEGGAIVCHDAQTKVRIDHLTNFGFKDETTVIATGINSKMNEIQAAIGILQLKKHKDNILQRKIISENYRKKLKQCKGISTLAQPTDTISNYAYFPIFINEKDYGISRDALYEKLKQNGIFGRRYFYPLISNFPIYNDLDSSKPENLKVATLKADSVICLPIFPLMKPESFDRIIRTIIEH